A genomic stretch from candidate division TA06 bacterium includes:
- a CDS encoding RNA polymerase sigma-70 factor → MVDIRNSEDSDAEVVRSVAEGNEKAFEQLVEKYEHSVLNTIYRYVGYRVEAEDIAQEVFLKVWRHASDFKGRSRFSTWLYRIVVNQCLGYRKKHKEKPETLDETINKDRASITPEAEIERRKEAEIVRMAIDELPRRQRIALILSGFEGKSYKEIAQIMGVSLSTVESLIFRARGSLKKKLLPLKKKGEI, encoded by the coding sequence ATGGTAGACATTCGAAACTCTGAAGATTCAGACGCAGAAGTGGTCAGAAGCGTGGCAGAAGGCAATGAGAAGGCCTTTGAGCAGCTAGTGGAGAAATACGAGCACTCTGTTCTAAACACAATCTATCGCTATGTTGGTTACCGCGTTGAGGCGGAAGACATTGCTCAGGAAGTTTTTTTGAAGGTATGGCGCCATGCCAGTGACTTCAAAGGAAGATCCAGGTTTTCGACTTGGCTTTATAGAATAGTTGTCAATCAATGCTTGGGCTACAGGAAGAAACACAAAGAAAAGCCTGAAACTCTGGATGAGACAATAAACAAAGACCGGGCTTCCATAACCCCGGAAGCCGAAATTGAGCGAAGGAAAGAAGCGGAAATCGTCAGGATGGCAATAGATGAGCTGCCCAGGAGGCAGAGAATTGCCCTGATATTATCCGGGTTTGAAGGCAAGTCCTACAAAGAGATAGCCCAGATCATGGGAGTATCGCTGTCAACGGTTGAATCTTTGATTTTCAGGGCCAGAGGTTCACTCAAGAAGAAATTGCTTCCACTCAAGAAAAAAGGCGAAATTTGA